In a genomic window of Nomascus leucogenys isolate Asia chromosome 4, Asia_NLE_v1, whole genome shotgun sequence:
- the C4H18orf12 gene encoding LOW QUALITY PROTEIN: uncharacterized protein C18orf12 homolog (The sequence of the model RefSeq protein was modified relative to this genomic sequence to represent the inferred CDS: inserted 2 bases in 1 codon): protein MERTVHCEGTVSWDNLYREYNTTASTFGPKDILVLPLATDSFFVIEKVTSSLWASVSLFLNNKKIPHGAWLLSPCLHSLQVLVVCAQVYLPLPARSLLCICTCPPFVCSLSDIGLPXFPPAASLNPAMCHHGMELSFWMMWHDLTLTPFPSHRANLASSSTHGISQNAESGREIEHQG, encoded by the exons atGGAAAGAACAGTGCATTGTGAAGGTACTGTGAGTTGGGACAACTTGTACAGAGAGTATAACACAACGGCAAGTACATTTGGGCCTAAAGATATCTTAGTTCTCCCTCTTGCCACTGACTCCTTTTTTGTGATTGAAAAAGTTacttcctctctctgggcctcagtttccttgttcttaaataataaaaaaatccctCATGGGGCATGgctcctctctccctgccttcaTTCTCTGCAGGTACTGGTGGTGTGTGCTCAGGTGTACCTGCCACTTCCCGCCAGGTCCCTGCTTTGCATTTGCACCTGCCCCCCTTTTGTTTGTAGTCTAAGTGACATAGGTCTCCC CTTTCCTCCAGCTGCATCGCTTAATCCTGCAATGTGTCACCATGGTATGGAGCTGTCATTCTGGATGATGTGGCATGACCTCACACTGACGCCATTCCCCTCCCACCGAGCCAACCTGGCTTCCTCCTCCACCCATGGAATAAGCCAGAATGCTGAAAGTGGGAGGGAAATAGAGCACCAAGGTTAA